The genomic stretch ACAGATCAGGGGAGGTGTGTCCCTAACAACCAATGAATGGAGGGGAGCCGCGCTCAGGCCACGCCCCCGGCCCCCGAGGCCCGAGTGCGCCGGCGCACGTCCGCGCGACGAGGCGCGAAGGGCGGGGTTTCCGCTTCCGGGCGGCGGAATTGTTGACGCTCGCTCGCGGGCGCGCGCGGCCGCCTGAGGAGAAAGCAAGCCGCCCTGACAGGACCGAGCGAGCGGCCGGAAGTGCTGCTGCGGCTACCATGGCGGAGGGCGCGGAGGAAACCCGAGACGACGGCGGCGGAGGGGACGGCGGCGGGCCTGACGCGGCCGTCCTCAGGGGCGCTGCCGAGGAGCTTCCGGGAGAGCGGGGGAAGCTGAGCGCGCGCGAGTACTCGCGGCAGGTACACGAGTGGCTGTGGCAGGCCTACTGCGGCTACCTCACCTGGCACAGCGGCCTGGCCGCCGTCGGCTACTACAACGTTCCCTTCTActcggcggcagcggcggcgacAGCGGCTGCCGGACCCGTGCCCGGCCCGGCGACGCCCAACGGCCTCGCCACCCCCGCCGCCCCGGGGACGAGGGTCGCCGCCGCCACAGCCGCCCCTTCGCGCAGCCCGAGTGAGACTGGGCGGCAGGCAGGTGAGGCGCATGCGCAGTCGCGGCCCcgggggcggggcgggcggggcGCATGCGCGGTCGTGGTCCTTGGGGGCGGGGAGGGTTGAGGCGCATGCGCAGTCGCGGCCCCGGGGGAGTCGCGCGCGATGGGGTGGGCCATGGTGAGACGCATGCGTAGTGGCGTCCCCTGGGAGTCGTGCAGTGGGGCGGGCTGAGCGAGGCGCATGCGCAGTCGCGACCCACGGGGAGTGCCAGGGGGCGGGGCGAGCTGTCACTTTGGGACTGGCCGCGGCTCTCTAGCTCTGGGCTCCTTCCTGGCTTTTATACCTACGGTGATGGCAGCCTGCCCAGCagcttcctctccttctctccaccTCATCATCTCATCTCGAGTGGAGGTCGCCCCCAACAGCAGAGCACCTAGTGGGTGTCGGTCGTGGGCCAGGAAAGTGGAGAAGGAGGGACATTGGGGGGCTCCTCCATCTCCTGAAGCCTGATTGCACCGAATAGTTAGTTAAGTTGTCCCTGTCTGGCTTGTATGATCCATGTGTCCAGACTCTCacctgattgattgattgattgattggttgccTAGTGGAATGGATGGATATGAGTGTCTTGAAGTCATCTGTTAacgttttaatgttttaattaatttattttttttggcttttgagtcacacccggcggcgctcagggcttcctcctggctctgcgctcagaagttgttgctcttggcaggcttaggggaccttatgggatgccggaattggaaCCACCGGccgtcctggattggttgcgtgcaagtcaaaaacaccttaccgctgtgctctatCTCCGGCCTTaactttttttaagcatttaaagtggggtgaggtgggggagcTGAGGGCCAGGTTTTATAACCTGTTTAGTGAGAGTTATGAAGCCCCGTGATTACAGTGTTTTTAACCTTGCACGTGGACCACCccggttcagtccccagcatcttagatggtcctcccagccctcccaccaggagcgatccctgagtgcagagaactTTACTGAACTATTGAATAGTATCGATAACTAATAACTGCAAGGCCAAAAAAGTATTTGTGggggtgatgatgatgatgatgatgatgatgtgtgtgtgtgtgtgtgtgtgtgtgtgtgtgtgtgtgtgtgtgtgtgtgtgtgtgtttggggacttactcctggcttttatttttaaattagcttTGTTACATTGACGTTACTTGCATTGTAAGGCCTTTGTGGGTTCATTTTCCTAACTTTTCTCCCCCCACAGGCAGAGAGTATGTTATTCCATCCTTGGCCCACAGATTTATGGCAGAGATGGTggatttctttattctcttctttataaAAGCAACCATTGTCTTAAGCATTATGCACCTCAGTGGAATAAAGTAAGTTAAGGTGACTTGCTGGACGGTTTACAGCCAATTTTTTTGAAGATCttattttgttaagttttatTCTCACTTGTGCCAAAGTCATCATTTCTCTATAGGTGCTTTTGTCTGACTATTTGTTAGACCAAAAATAATCTCTTAAAATTCTGCACTATTTAGTATATCTTAAGACGGGAGTTTTTGGTAAATGGACTGTTAGCAATAAGTTTATGTGGTATTTCCAATTGGGATTGCTTATACTGTCCCAGAAATCCCAGATTTTAGGGTGAGCCATTTATATGAAGACTTGtttcaagtaaaaaataataaaagctgtCATTTGCTAAGCAATTTCTATATACTAGGCATTCAATTCActtctctgaatttttatttaatcttaccACCACTATTATTAGATAGCAgttaatatcttcttttttagAGATTGAAATTTGGGtttaaaggaaattaaattcattgccagaacaatagtacagtaggtaggacccttgccttgcatgctggtgaCCCTGGTTCATTCCTGGGCGTCCCATAGGgctcctgcctggagtgattccaagcaaaaccaggagtaagccttgagcactgccaggtgtggccacaaaacaaaaagaaaaaattttttcattaaactCAGAATTCACAAAGTTACAAAGGCATAAGCAAGAGTGAGTCTGTACTCATGAAGTTTCAGAACACTTGCTAGATACAATTGGTACTGTAATTACCccatctctcctttcctcttctaccCCTTACTCATCATGCAGTATCAAGTATCagctcctttctattttttttttggggggggggggggtttgggccacacccggcggtgctcagaggttactcctggctgtctgctcagaaatagctcctggcagacacgggggaccatatgggacaccgggattcgaaccaaccaccttaggtcctggatcagctgcttgcaaggcaaacaacgctgtgctatctctccaggtcctcctttctactttaaaaaaaaaaacctttgactcaatttctttttcactGTCATCATTTTTTATCCTCATTGCTTCTCTTTAGTCTGttagtacatttttttcttgtctagGTTATATCAAAAGTAATCTTGttttaatcatataatttttattttaatcatagtggctttcatatctttcacagtaatatttta from Suncus etruscus isolate mSunEtr1 chromosome 18, mSunEtr1.pri.cur, whole genome shotgun sequence encodes the following:
- the FAM8A1 gene encoding protein FAM8A1, which gives rise to MNGGEPRSGHAPGPRGPSAPAHVRATRREGRGFRFRAAELLTLARGRARPPEEKASRPDRTERAAGSAAAATMAEGAEETRDDGGGGDGGGPDAAVLRGAAEELPGERGKLSAREYSRQVHEWLWQAYCGYLTWHSGLAAVGYYNVPFYSAAAAATAAAGPVPGPATPNGLATPAAPGTRVAAATAAPSRSPSETGRQAGREYVIPSLAHRFMAEMVDFFILFFIKATIVLSIMHLSGIKDISKFAMHYIIEEIDEDTSMEDLQKMMVVALIYRLLVCFYEIICIWGAGGATPGKFLLGLRVVTCDTSVLIAPSRVLVIPSSNVTITTSTIRALIKNFSIASFFPAFITLLFFQHNRTAYDIVAGTIVVKRNGVR